TATAGATGATTGTATTTTAAGTCGTTTAAAAGCATTATCTAACTTTTTATTGGATTAAGAGAATACAAATAGTATGCAATTAAATTCTAGTGAAATTAGTGAAATAATTCAACAACGTATTGAAAAATTTGATATTTCTAAGAATATATACCATGAAGGAGTAATTATTTCTGTTAGCGATGGCATTATACGAATTTATGGAATTAATAATGTTATGTTTGGTGAAATGATTTCATTACCAGATAAAATGTATGCTCTAGTATTAAATTTAGAAAGAGATATTATTAGTGCAGTAGTTTTGGGATCATATTTAAATATTGTAGAAGGTATGAAAGTATATTCTACTGGTCGTATGTTAGAAGTTCCAGTTGGAAAAAATTTATTAGGACGTGTAGTAAATGTTTTAGGTATTCCTATTGATGGGAAAGAAGAAATGAATAGTACAATATATTATCCTATCGAAAAAGATGCACCAGGAGTGATTGAAAGAGTATCAGTTACCGAACCTATTCATACTGGATATAAAGCAATAGATGCTATGGTACCTATTGGAAAGGGACAAAGAGAATTAATTATTGGAGATCGACAAACTGGGAAAACAGCATTAGCAATAGATACAATAATAAATCAAAGAAAATCAAATGTTTTTTGTATTTATGTTGCTATTGGCCAACAACAATCTAAAATATTAAATATTGTAGAAAAATTAGAAAGATATAATGCTTTATCTAATACAATTATTGTAAACGCATCAGCAGCTGAATCACCAGTGATGCAATATCTTGCACCATATTCTGGATGTGCAATGGGAGAATACTTTAGGGATTATGGGGAAAATGCATTAATTGTATATGATGATTTATCTAAACATGCTATTTCATATCGACAAATTTCATTATTATTAAAAAGACCCCCTGGAAGGGAAGCATTTCCTGGAGATATTTTTTATTTACACTCAAGATTGTTAGAAAGAGCTTCGCGTATTAATATGGATAGTGTTTACGAACGAAGTCAAAAAACTGTTTTTGGTAAAACAGGTTCGTTAACTGCACTTCCAATTATAGAAACACAGTCTGGTGATGTTTCTTCTTTTATACCTACTAATGTGATTTCTATTACTGATGGTCAAATATTTTTAGAAACGAATTTATTTAATATGGGTATTCGACCTGCAATTAATCCCGGGATATCTGTTTCTCGAGTAGGTAGTGCAGCACAAACAGAAATTATTAAAAAATTATCTGTAAAAATACGAACAGCATTAGCACAGTATCGAGAGTTATCTGCATTTTCTCAATTTTCTTCTGATTTAGATGAAATTACTAAAAAGCAATTAGATTATGGTCAAAAAATCACTGAACTTTTAAAACAAAATCAGTACCATGCAATGTCTGTAGCAGAACAAGTTATTATTTTTTTTTCTGCTGAAAATGGTTTGCTTGATGAGATTCATGTTGATAAAATACAAGAATTTGAAAAAAATTTATTATTTTTTTTTAAAAATGAATATAGTTCTTTTTTAGATATCCTTAATAATGCTACGCATTATACTAAAGAAATTCAAAAAAAGTTATATGATATTACCAATATATTTAAAAGGAATAATATTTATTAGTATTATATAGTTATTAATCTTATATATCATTTTTAAAAAAATCAGGCAAATTATGATTAATACGAACATGATACGTAATAAAATAAAAAGTATTTCTAATACTAAAAAGATTACTAAAACGATGGAAATGGTTGCAATTACTAAGATAAAAAAAATGCAAAATAAAATATTAATTAGTCAACCATATTTAAATTCTATTAAAGAAATTATTTTTCATTTTTTACAAGGTAAATTAAAAAAAAATATTTTTTTAAAAAAAAAAAAACAAATTAAAAGTATTGGAATTGTAGTTGTTTCTTCCAATCGAGGTTTATGTGGTAGTTTAAATAATAATATTTTTAAAATTGTAAACTCAGTTATGAAAAATAATACGAATCATAATATTAAATTTTTTTTATACATTTTAGGAAAAAGGGGTTCACTATTTTTTAAAAATCAAAATATACATCATAATTATAAAACAATCTTTTTAGATGATGAATTGGAATATACTGATTTAATACCTTTAGCGAAAAAATTAATCATACATTATAAAAAGAATATTTTTGATAAATTATTAATTGTGAGTAATAAATTTTACAGTAGAATACTTCAAAAACCAGAAATATTTCAAATATTACCAATACATAAAAAAAATTTTTCAGGTCCAAAATATACAATATATAAAAATTGGGATTATTTATATGAGTACTATGAAAAATATACAATAGAATATGTACTCAATGAGTATATTATATTTCAATTATTACAATTACTGCTAGAAAATCAATTGAGTGAACAGTCTGCTCGTATGATTGCTATGAAAACTGCTACTGATAATAGTAAAAATATTATTACTGATTTAAGAATATTATATAATAAAATACGACAATTTAGTATTACACAAGAACTCATTGAAATTATTTCAGGAGCAAATATTTGTTTATAAAAATTATATTTTATTATTATATTATTTGTAACATAAGGATATAAAATGAATACTGGTAAAATTATACAAATTATTGGTGCTGTTATAGATGTTGAGTTTTCAAACAAACATCTTCCCAAGATATATCATGCTTTAGAAGTACATTACGATAATAAATTATTGATTTTAGAAGTTCAGCAACAATTAGGATCAGGAATTGTACGTACTATTGCTATGGGTTCTTCAGATGGATTAAAAAGAGGATTAAAAGTTATCAATTTAGGTCATTATATTAAAATTCCAGTCGGAACATCTACATTAGGTCGCATTATGAATGTTTTAGGACAACCTATAGATATGAAAGGACCTATTTTGAATAGTAATGGAAAAACTCCAGAGTATTGGGAAATACATCGGTCTCCTCCAAAATATCAAGAACAATCAAGTTCAATAGAAATTTTAGAAACTGGTATCAAAGTACTTGATTTAATATGTCCATTTTCGAAAGGTGGAAAAATTGGATTATTTGGAGGCGCAGGAGTAGGGAAAACAGTGAATATGATGGAACTAATTCGAAATATTGCTATTCAACATTCTGGATATTCTGTTTTTACTGGAGTTGGAGAAAGAACAAGAGAAGGTAATGATTTTTATCATGAGATGCAAGCATCCAAAGTGTTAGATAAAGTTTCTTTAGTATATGGTCAGATGAACGAACCTCCGGGAAATCGGTTAAGGGTAGCATTTACTGGATTAACGATTGCAGAGAAATTTAGAGAAGAAGGTAAGAATGTATTATTATTTATTGACAATATATATCGGTATATTTTAGCAGGAACTGAAGTTTCTGCATTACTAGGAAGAATGCCTTCTGCAGTCGGATATCAACCAACATTATCTGAAGAAATGGGAATTTTACAAGAGCGTATTACTTCAACTAAAATGGGTTCTATTACTTCAATACAAGCAGTTTATGTTCCTGCAGACGATTTTACAGATCCAGCTCCAGCAATTACATTTTCGCATTTAGATGGTATTATTACATTAAGTAGACAAATATCTTCGTTAGGTATTTACCCTGCTGTAGATCCATTAAGTTCTAGTAGTAGGTTATTAGATGTTACAATTATTGGTAAAGAGCATTATCAAACAGCACGAAATGTACAGTTTATATTACAAAAATATGAAGAATTAAAAGATATTATTGCAATTTTAGGGATTGATGAATTATCTGATACAGATAAGTTACTAGTATCTAGAGCAAGAAAAGTGCAAAGATTTTTATCACAACCATTTTTTGTTGCTGAAATATTTACTGGATCTCCAGGGAAATATGTTACTTTGAAAGAAAATATTAGAGGGTTTAAAGGAATTTTAGATGGAGAGTTTGACGAATTACCTGAACAAGCTTTTTATATGATTGGTAATATTGATGAAGCTATTCAAAAATCAAAGTCTTTATAATAATTTTTAAAATAGGTATTGCATGAAATGTTATTTAAATGTTGTAAGTATCCAAAAAATATTATTTTCTGAATATATTAAAAAAATTCATATTACTACGATCAATGGTATTTTAAATATTTACCCTGGGCATACTGCTTTATTAACTACAACAATACCAGGAGCATTATATATTTTAACCAAATTTAATAAAAAGAAATATATCTACATTTCCTCGGGTATATTAGAAGTACAACCAATGTTCATTCAAGTTGTTGTTAAAAAAGCAATTTTTGCAGAACATTTAAATTATGATACTTTAATGAAAAAAAAAAATAGTATTAACATGCTTATGAAAGACAGTCAGTTAAACAAAAAAAAAGAATTGTATCATAGTTTAAAAAAAATTAATGCAAAATTATATACCATTAATATTATGAAACAATGTGTATAAAGAATATTTTAATATATTCTGATGTATTTAAATGTCAATGTTTTCTACTATTAGTGCGTTTTTTTCGATAAATTTTTTTCTTGGTTCTACAGAATCTCCCATTAATGTTTTAAATAATTTATCAGCTGATATAGCATCTTTAATAGTCACTTGTAACATATTTCTTGTTTCTGGATTCATAGTTGTTTTCCATAATTGATCTGGATTCATTTCTCCTAATCCTTTGTATCTTTGGATATTAATTTCTTGATGTACTTCTTTAAATAACCATTCTATAATTTCTTTAAAATTAGTAATTTTTTTTATTTTGTGATTTTTTTTGAGATAATCATGGTGATCAACTAAATGATTCCATGCTATTTTCAATTTTTGTAATTGATGATATTGAGTACTTAATAATAATTTATTTATAATATAATAATGTTTTTTTTTTGCATGTATTACATGATATTGATATATTATAGGTTCGAATATTTTTTTTTCTATATTATTTATAATATTACTAGAATATTGAATATATTGTGATTGACGATTGAGATTTAAAACAACTGTTTGAGTCCATTTGAATACTTTATGATATTGGTATAAATTTTTTAATTGTGGTTGATATGTTAATTCATGTATGATTTCTTCAGAAAGATTATATTTTGTTTTTAAATGATTTTGAATGTTATAATATTTTAAAATCATTTTTTTAAATTTTGTAATATTATTACTATTTTTTTTTGGATCATTGCTATCAAATGTTACATTTTGCAAAGAAATTTGTATTTGCTTTTTATACATCTCTTCATCATTTTTAATATATAGTTCTAATTTCCCTTTTTTAATTTTATATAATGGTGGTTGAGCAATATAAATATGTCCTTTCTTAATAATTTCTGGCATTTGCCGATAAAAAAAAGTTAATAATAGTGTACGAATATGAGAACCATCAATATCTGCATCAGTCATAATAATAATACTATGGTATCTTAATTTTTTTGGATTATGATCTTTTTTGCCAATCCCACATCCTAAAGCAGTAATAATGGTCCCTATTTCTTGTGAAGAAATCATTTTTTCAAATCTAGCTTTTTCTACGTTTAATATTTTTCCTTTTAAAGGTAAAATAGCTTGATTTTTACGATTTCTACCCTGTTTAGCTGATCCTCCTGCAGAATCTCCTTCTACTAAATATAACTCTGATAATTCTGGATTTTTTTCTTGGCAATCTGATAGTTTTCCAGGTAAATTATTTATATCAAATAATCCTTTTTTTTTACTAATTTCTCGTACTCTTTTTGCAGCTTCTCTCATTTTTGCTGCATGAAGAACTTTATTAATAATATTTTTAGAATCTTGAGGATTTTCTAATAAAAATTCTGATAAATATTCTATAATAATGGATTCAATAACAGATTTTACTTCGGAAGAAATTAATTTTTCTTTTGTTTGTGATGAAAATTTTGGGTTAGACATTTTAATAGATATTATGGCTACTAATCCTTCCCTCGTGTCATCTCCTGTTGTTTGAATTTTATTTTTTTTATTATATCCTTCTTTATTGATGTAATTATTTATTGTGCGCGTAATAGCAGTACGAAATCCAGAAAGATGTGTTCCACCATCTTTTTGTGGTATATTGTTTGTAAAACAATAAATATTTTCTTTAAATGAACTATTCCATTGTATAGCTATTTCTACTGCAATTTTTTTTTTCTCACATTGTAAATGTATGATTTTTGTATGAATAGGTTTTTTTTTTTTATTTACAAATATAATAAAGGATTTTAATCCTCCTGTATGGTGATAAGTTTTTTGTATATTTTGCGAAATATCTTTCATAGAAATTTCAATATTATTGTTTAAAAAAGATAGTTCTTTTAATCTTTTCGCTAAAATTTTATATTTAAAATGAACAACTTTAGTAAATATTTTGTTACTAGGCCAGAAATGTATTTTAGTTCCTGTAGATTTTGTTTTTCCAATAATTTTCAATTGATTGATGGGTTTTCCATTAGAGTATATTTGTTGATATTTATTACCATTTCGATATATTGTGAGTTGTAACTTTTGTGATAATGCGTTTACAACAGAAATACCTACACCATGCAAACCACCTGAAATTTTATATGTATGATTATCAAATTTA
The sequence above is drawn from the Buchnera aphidicola (Myzocallis carpini) genome and encodes:
- the atpA gene encoding F0F1 ATP synthase subunit alpha encodes the protein MQLNSSEISEIIQQRIEKFDISKNIYHEGVIISVSDGIIRIYGINNVMFGEMISLPDKMYALVLNLERDIISAVVLGSYLNIVEGMKVYSTGRMLEVPVGKNLLGRVVNVLGIPIDGKEEMNSTIYYPIEKDAPGVIERVSVTEPIHTGYKAIDAMVPIGKGQRELIIGDRQTGKTALAIDTIINQRKSNVFCIYVAIGQQQSKILNIVEKLERYNALSNTIIVNASAAESPVMQYLAPYSGCAMGEYFRDYGENALIVYDDLSKHAISYRQISLLLKRPPGREAFPGDIFYLHSRLLERASRINMDSVYERSQKTVFGKTGSLTALPIIETQSGDVSSFIPTNVISITDGQIFLETNLFNMGIRPAINPGISVSRVGSAAQTEIIKKLSVKIRTALAQYRELSAFSQFSSDLDEITKKQLDYGQKITELLKQNQYHAMSVAEQVIIFFSAENGLLDEIHVDKIQEFEKNLLFFFKNEYSSFLDILNNATHYTKEIQKKLYDITNIFKRNNIY
- the atpG gene encoding ATP synthase F1 subunit gamma, with product MINTNMIRNKIKSISNTKKITKTMEMVAITKIKKMQNKILISQPYLNSIKEIIFHFLQGKLKKNIFLKKKKQIKSIGIVVVSSNRGLCGSLNNNIFKIVNSVMKNNTNHNIKFFLYILGKRGSLFFKNQNIHHNYKTIFLDDELEYTDLIPLAKKLIIHYKKNIFDKLLIVSNKFYSRILQKPEIFQILPIHKKNFSGPKYTIYKNWDYLYEYYEKYTIEYVLNEYIIFQLLQLLLENQLSEQSARMIAMKTATDNSKNIITDLRILYNKIRQFSITQELIEIISGANICL
- the atpD gene encoding F0F1 ATP synthase subunit beta; this translates as MNTGKIIQIIGAVIDVEFSNKHLPKIYHALEVHYDNKLLILEVQQQLGSGIVRTIAMGSSDGLKRGLKVINLGHYIKIPVGTSTLGRIMNVLGQPIDMKGPILNSNGKTPEYWEIHRSPPKYQEQSSSIEILETGIKVLDLICPFSKGGKIGLFGGAGVGKTVNMMELIRNIAIQHSGYSVFTGVGERTREGNDFYHEMQASKVLDKVSLVYGQMNEPPGNRLRVAFTGLTIAEKFREEGKNVLLFIDNIYRYILAGTEVSALLGRMPSAVGYQPTLSEEMGILQERITSTKMGSITSIQAVYVPADDFTDPAPAITFSHLDGIITLSRQISSLGIYPAVDPLSSSSRLLDVTIIGKEHYQTARNVQFILQKYEELKDIIAILGIDELSDTDKLLVSRARKVQRFLSQPFFVAEIFTGSPGKYVTLKENIRGFKGILDGEFDELPEQAFYMIGNIDEAIQKSKSL
- the atpC gene encoding ATP synthase F1 subunit epsilon, which codes for MKCYLNVVSIQKILFSEYIKKIHITTINGILNIYPGHTALLTTTIPGALYILTKFNKKKYIYISSGILEVQPMFIQVVVKKAIFAEHLNYDTLMKKKNSINMLMKDSQLNKKKELYHSLKKINAKLYTINIMKQCV
- the gyrB gene encoding DNA topoisomerase (ATP-hydrolyzing) subunit B, which translates into the protein MMNNYNASNIKILKGLDAVRKRPGMYIGDTDDGSGLHHMVFEVVDNAIDEALAGYCKKIQVILHADNSVSVQDDGRGIPTDIHPEEKIPTAEVILTMLHAGGKFDNHTYKISGGLHGVGISVVNALSQKLQLTIYRNGNKYQQIYSNGKPINQLKIIGKTKSTGTKIHFWPSNKIFTKVVHFKYKILAKRLKELSFLNNNIEISMKDISQNIQKTYHHTGGLKSFIIFVNKKKKPIHTKIIHLQCEKKKIAVEIAIQWNSSFKENIYCFTNNIPQKDGGTHLSGFRTAITRTINNYINKEGYNKKNKIQTTGDDTREGLVAIISIKMSNPKFSSQTKEKLISSEVKSVIESIIIEYLSEFLLENPQDSKNIINKVLHAAKMREAAKRVREISKKKGLFDINNLPGKLSDCQEKNPELSELYLVEGDSAGGSAKQGRNRKNQAILPLKGKILNVEKARFEKMISSQEIGTIITALGCGIGKKDHNPKKLRYHSIIIMTDADIDGSHIRTLLLTFFYRQMPEIIKKGHIYIAQPPLYKIKKGKLELYIKNDEEMYKKQIQISLQNVTFDSNDPKKNSNNITKFKKMILKYYNIQNHLKTKYNLSEEIIHELTYQPQLKNLYQYHKVFKWTQTVVLNLNRQSQYIQYSSNIINNIEKKIFEPIIYQYHVIHAKKKHYYIINKLLLSTQYHQLQKLKIAWNHLVDHHDYLKKNHKIKKITNFKEIIEWLFKEVHQEINIQRYKGLGEMNPDQLWKTTMNPETRNMLQVTIKDAISADKLFKTLMGDSVEPRKKFIEKNALIVENIDI